A region of Myxococcaceae bacterium JPH2 DNA encodes the following proteins:
- a CDS encoding Lrp/AsnC family transcriptional regulator — translation MSTLDRIDREILAALQNNARLSNKELAAQVGLAPSSCLTRVRRLETEGVISAYRADLDARKLGLGLQALIAVQLRLHVGEAFGSIGDHLRSLPETVAVYCLGGTTDFLVHVVCRDTEHLRILTIQSFTSRPEVSRIETSLVFSFSRSGLPVERGG, via the coding sequence GTGAGCACGCTGGACCGAATCGATCGTGAAATTCTGGCCGCCCTCCAGAACAATGCGCGGCTGTCCAACAAGGAGCTGGCGGCGCAGGTGGGCCTGGCCCCCTCGTCGTGCCTCACGCGCGTGCGGCGCCTGGAGACGGAGGGCGTCATCTCCGCGTACCGCGCGGACCTGGATGCGCGGAAGCTGGGGCTGGGGCTCCAGGCTCTCATCGCCGTGCAGCTCCGCCTCCACGTGGGCGAGGCGTTCGGCAGCATCGGGGACCACCTGCGCTCGCTGCCGGAGACCGTGGCCGTCTACTGCCTCGGCGGGACGACGGACTTCCTCGTGCACGTGGTGTGTCGAGATACCGAGCACCTGCGCATCCTGACCATCCAGTCCTTCACCAGTCGGCCCGAGGTGAGCCGCATCGAGACCTCGCTGGTGTTCTCGTTCTCGCGCTCGGGCCTGCCGGTGGAGCGCGGGGGCTGA
- a CDS encoding LysR family transcriptional regulator, producing the protein MDSLGALSAFVQVADARSFTVAGRKLGVSSSAVGKAVARLEERLGVRLFHRSTRSITLTAEGALFLDRCRRIFGEIEAAELELAQATAAPRGKLRVSLPLAGTLMLSAITQFMRAYPDIELELDFTDRLVDVIEEGFDAVIRSGGTDDSRLMMRTLGSFGYRVVGTPEYFARHGTPRTPEDLKSHACLLHRFPSTGKLARWPLKRGRTRLELELPMTIVATTIDPLIFMAEQGLGVTCVPLYNVSDQLRAGTLVSVLEDFTRDVGTYRILWPASRHPSPKVRAFVSHMAERLFPQAPEKPSRR; encoded by the coding sequence ATGGACAGCCTCGGCGCGCTGAGCGCCTTCGTTCAGGTGGCGGATGCGCGGAGCTTCACGGTCGCGGGGCGCAAGCTGGGGGTGTCGTCCTCGGCGGTGGGCAAGGCGGTGGCGCGGCTGGAGGAGCGCCTGGGCGTGCGCCTCTTCCATCGCAGCACGCGCAGCATCACGCTGACCGCGGAGGGCGCGCTGTTCCTCGACCGGTGCCGGCGCATCTTCGGTGAAATAGAGGCCGCCGAGCTGGAGCTGGCCCAGGCCACCGCCGCGCCACGCGGCAAGCTGCGCGTCAGCCTGCCCCTGGCGGGCACGCTGATGCTGTCCGCCATCACGCAGTTCATGCGCGCCTATCCGGACATCGAGCTGGAGCTCGACTTCACGGACCGCCTGGTGGACGTCATCGAAGAGGGCTTCGACGCCGTCATCCGCAGCGGCGGCACGGATGACTCGCGCTTGATGATGCGCACGCTGGGGAGCTTCGGCTATCGCGTCGTCGGGACGCCGGAGTACTTCGCGCGGCACGGCACCCCGCGCACGCCCGAGGACCTCAAGTCCCACGCGTGCCTGCTCCACCGCTTCCCCTCCACGGGCAAGCTGGCGCGCTGGCCCCTGAAGCGAGGGCGCACCCGGCTCGAGCTGGAGCTGCCCATGACCATCGTGGCGACCACCATCGACCCGTTGATCTTCATGGCGGAGCAGGGCCTCGGCGTCACGTGCGTGCCCCTCTACAACGTGAGCGACCAGCTCCGAGCGGGCACGCTCGTCTCGGTCCTGGAGGACTTCACGCGGGACGTGGGCACGTACCGCATCCTCTGGCCCGCCAGCCGCCACCCCTCGCCCAAGGTGCGGGCCTTCGTGAGTCACATGGCGGAGCGGCTGTTCCCCCAGGCGCCCGAGAAGCCCTCGCGGCGCTGA
- a CDS encoding MFS transporter: MGGALGCVAAVLLGRAFLVESSVHPSSERFPWSGLLALAMAGFIVILTEALPAGLLPLMSADLGVPESLVGQLVTSYALGSLVTAIPVTAATSGWRRRPLLLLVLVGFIVVNTATALSRIFVLTLVTRFVAGMFAGLLWALLAGYASRMVAEHLRGRAIAVAMVGAPIALSMGIPAGTFLGSVMGWRSTFGVMSALTVGLLVWVLSSVPDFAGQTSETRLSLRRVAATPGLKSVLFVTFSFVLAHNMLYTYIAPFLAPSGLAGRVDAVLFVFGLAGLVGIWGVGVLIDRWLRALVLGSTVLFLGAAVSLGVSGAVAVVAYVAVAVWGLAFGGAATLFQTASANTAGSASDVAQSMVVTVWGMAMAGGGLVGGVLMETLGVASLSWGVSLLLVSTLLVTWQARAHGFPAASRG, from the coding sequence ATGGGTGGGGCCTTAGGTTGTGTCGCGGCGGTCCTCCTTGGCCGCGCCTTCCTCGTGGAGTCATCCGTGCATCCTTCATCCGAGCGCTTTCCCTGGTCCGGGCTGCTGGCCCTGGCGATGGCGGGCTTCATCGTCATCCTCACCGAGGCCCTGCCCGCGGGCCTGCTCCCCCTCATGAGCGCGGACCTCGGCGTCCCCGAGTCCCTGGTGGGGCAGCTCGTCACGTCCTACGCGCTGGGCTCGCTGGTGACGGCCATCCCCGTGACGGCCGCGACCTCGGGCTGGCGGCGCCGGCCCCTGCTGCTCCTGGTCCTCGTGGGCTTCATCGTCGTGAACACCGCCACGGCGCTGTCGAGAATCTTCGTCCTGACGCTCGTCACGCGGTTCGTCGCGGGCATGTTCGCGGGGCTCCTGTGGGCGCTGCTCGCGGGCTATGCGAGCCGAATGGTGGCCGAGCACCTGCGAGGCCGGGCCATCGCGGTGGCCATGGTGGGCGCGCCCATCGCGCTGTCGATGGGCATCCCCGCCGGAACGTTCCTGGGCTCGGTGATGGGGTGGCGCTCCACCTTCGGTGTCATGAGCGCGCTCACCGTGGGGCTCCTGGTCTGGGTGTTGAGCTCGGTCCCCGACTTCGCGGGGCAGACCTCCGAGACGCGTCTGTCCTTGCGCCGGGTGGCGGCCACGCCCGGGCTGAAGTCCGTACTCTTCGTCACCTTCAGCTTCGTGCTCGCGCACAACATGCTCTACACATACATCGCTCCGTTCCTGGCCCCCTCCGGGCTCGCGGGGCGGGTGGACGCCGTCCTGTTTGTCTTTGGCCTCGCGGGCCTGGTGGGCATCTGGGGCGTGGGCGTGCTGATTGATCGCTGGCTGCGGGCGCTCGTGCTGGGGAGCACCGTGCTCTTCCTCGGCGCGGCCGTGTCGCTGGGCGTGAGCGGGGCCGTGGCGGTGGTGGCCTATGTCGCGGTGGCGGTGTGGGGGCTCGCGTTCGGCGGCGCCGCGACGTTGTTCCAGACGGCCTCGGCGAACACGGCGGGCAGCGCCTCGGACGTGGCGCAGTCCATGGTGGTCACGGTGTGGGGGATGGCCATGGCGGGAGGTGGACTCGTGGGCGGTGTGCTGATGGAGACCCTCGGCGTGGCGTCCCTCTCCTGGGGCGTGAGCCTGCTCCTGGTGTCCACGCTGCTCGTGACCTGGCAGGCCCGCGCCCACGGCTTCCCCGCCGCGTCGCGAGGGTGA
- a CDS encoding ATP-grasp domain-containing protein → MVRAAFVQEYGQGRMESEMRAVLDVLRARGVPVEPFLAKRLERRQLPVSRDTLVAGDVPTVLGALKLLGIEPPPTCDYPPSLAALLHRRVWPSTVRQLKALVLQGATGPVFAKPGERRKRFTGHVFRDVDDLLALEHASASTPLWCSEVVQWQSEFRVFVLRGAIVGVRHYAGDPSVRLDEARVTEAVATLEAAGEGTAGYAVDFGVLSTGETALVEWNDGFSLGAYGLPPEEYTQLTVARWCELTGV, encoded by the coding sequence ATGGTTCGAGCGGCCTTCGTTCAGGAGTACGGCCAGGGGCGCATGGAGTCCGAGATGCGCGCCGTGCTCGACGTCCTCCGTGCGCGGGGTGTGCCCGTCGAGCCGTTCCTGGCCAAGCGGCTGGAGCGCCGACAGCTCCCCGTGTCGCGGGACACGTTGGTCGCGGGTGACGTGCCCACCGTGCTGGGCGCGTTGAAGCTCCTGGGCATCGAGCCACCGCCCACCTGCGACTATCCCCCCAGCCTCGCGGCCCTGCTGCACCGACGCGTGTGGCCGAGCACCGTGCGGCAACTGAAGGCCCTGGTGCTTCAAGGCGCCACGGGGCCTGTCTTCGCCAAGCCGGGTGAGCGGCGCAAGCGCTTCACGGGGCACGTCTTCCGCGACGTGGACGACCTGCTCGCGCTGGAGCACGCCTCGGCGAGCACGCCGCTGTGGTGCTCCGAGGTCGTCCAGTGGCAGAGCGAGTTCCGCGTGTTCGTCCTCCGCGGCGCCATCGTGGGGGTGCGCCACTACGCGGGAGACCCCTCGGTGCGGCTGGACGAGGCGCGCGTGACGGAGGCCGTCGCGACCCTGGAGGCGGCGGGGGAGGGCACGGCGGGGTACGCGGTCGACTTCGGTGTTCTCTCCACCGGTGAGACGGCGCTGGTGGAGTGGAACGATGGGTTCTCGCTCGGGGCCTATGGGCTGCCGCCGGAGGAGTACACCCAGCTCACGGTCGCGCGGTGGTGCGAGCTGACGGGTGTCTGA
- a CDS encoding alpha/beta fold hydrolase, whose translation MGISMNRRSLLHAGLGITGGLALLRGAPASAAPSQPTADAPDPSSRPWYELGLLEDPIMESQLLHFLAATYSAQADVGEVLDTAHRINAGDDWSWPTEWVSTADRIRSMGDASLAGRHPLSAGQAYLRAANYYRAALIHHPEPSHPSVVETGRKAVEAYNKAIALLKLPAVAVRIPYEGTKLPGYFFRSPCAHALAPLLVFQQGRDAWPEESKYVIDAALARGYHCLIVHAPGQGMAIRELGLPFRPDWEKVITPVIDFAVRIAGVDPRRIALLGWSMGGALVPRAAAFERRIKILIPNPGVLNWGQAMFTQFGELFPDLLPLLDTDPAAFDAQMAQLMDAVFLYRWYMRDSMNKHGASKPSELLFKLRDFTNVPVVDRIRCRTLVMDGTAEAFSRGQAKQLFDALTCPKDYLLFTEEDTGLLHCQEGASAVANQRMFDWLDEYL comes from the coding sequence ATGGGTATCTCGATGAATCGCCGTTCCCTGCTCCACGCGGGCCTGGGCATCACCGGTGGGCTCGCGCTGCTGCGAGGCGCGCCCGCCAGCGCCGCGCCCTCCCAGCCCACGGCCGACGCGCCCGACCCGTCATCGCGGCCCTGGTATGAGCTGGGATTGCTGGAGGACCCCATCATGGAGAGCCAGCTCCTCCACTTCCTGGCCGCGACGTACAGCGCGCAGGCGGACGTGGGCGAGGTGCTCGACACGGCCCATCGCATCAACGCGGGAGATGACTGGAGCTGGCCCACGGAGTGGGTGAGCACCGCGGACCGCATCCGCTCCATGGGCGACGCGAGCCTCGCGGGCCGGCACCCGCTGAGCGCCGGGCAGGCGTACCTGCGCGCCGCCAACTACTACCGGGCCGCGCTCATCCACCACCCGGAGCCCAGCCACCCCAGCGTGGTGGAGACGGGGCGCAAGGCGGTGGAGGCGTACAACAAGGCCATCGCGCTCTTGAAGCTGCCGGCGGTGGCGGTGCGCATTCCGTACGAGGGCACCAAGCTGCCCGGCTACTTCTTCCGCTCGCCGTGCGCGCACGCCCTCGCGCCGCTGCTCGTGTTCCAGCAGGGACGGGACGCGTGGCCCGAGGAGTCCAAGTACGTCATCGACGCGGCGCTGGCGCGCGGCTACCACTGCTTGATTGTCCATGCGCCCGGCCAGGGCATGGCCATCCGCGAGCTGGGCCTGCCCTTCCGCCCGGACTGGGAGAAGGTCATCACGCCCGTCATCGACTTCGCCGTGCGCATCGCGGGAGTGGACCCTCGGCGCATCGCGCTGCTGGGCTGGAGCATGGGCGGCGCGCTCGTTCCCCGCGCGGCGGCCTTCGAGCGGCGCATCAAGATCCTCATCCCCAACCCCGGCGTCCTCAACTGGGGTCAGGCGATGTTCACGCAGTTCGGCGAGCTGTTCCCGGACCTGCTGCCCCTGCTCGACACCGACCCCGCCGCGTTCGACGCGCAGATGGCGCAGCTCATGGACGCGGTGTTCCTGTACCGCTGGTACATGCGGGACTCGATGAACAAGCACGGCGCCAGCAAGCCGTCGGAGCTGCTCTTCAAGCTGCGGGACTTCACCAACGTCCCCGTCGTGGACCGCATCCGCTGCCGCACGCTCGTGATGGACGGCACCGCCGAGGCCTTCTCGCGTGGACAGGCCAAGCAGCTCTTCGACGCCCTGACGTGCCCCAAGGACTACCTGCTGTTCACCGAGGAGGACACGGGGCTCCTGCACTGCCAGGAGGGTGCCTCGGCCGTGGCCAACCAGCGCATGTTCGACTGGTTGGACGAGTACCTCTGA
- a CDS encoding cytochrome B6: MPVDQTEPFSEVMARMKADKPKVEARHQQLLVQRYDLGNKPASGVTMSRGKPVQEGVRVKLPSGVTWDSLAAMSPEAIRDKGIFPPGLMPLPHPNHPEGGMLFPKFHINEIKQQEGRDLTRFDLDFDLPDHFLPEFPPPIFLTTRPDLGDVSQGKLVTLMNVQDLFNGILNPKQLEGLRLLVTPFPQQQFNQTADRRSELPSRGVSCFDCHVNGHTNGATHLVGDIRPQEFRHRIETPTLRGVNIQRLFGSQRALKTVEDFTEFEQRAAYFDGDPVIATKKGVNILERGSQVHFMAEVEELFDFPPAPKLRFDGKLDPKKATPAEARGQELFFGKAQCSVCHTAPYYTDNLMHNLRAERFYKPVLINGEVMGADGPIKTFPLRGIRDSPPYLHDGRLLTLEDTVEFFNLILETRLTAQEKKDLVAFMRVL, from the coding sequence ATGCCCGTGGACCAGACCGAGCCGTTCTCGGAGGTCATGGCGCGCATGAAGGCGGACAAGCCCAAGGTGGAGGCGCGCCACCAGCAGCTGCTCGTGCAGCGCTACGACCTGGGGAACAAGCCCGCCTCGGGCGTCACGATGTCGCGAGGCAAGCCGGTGCAAGAGGGCGTGCGGGTGAAGCTGCCATCGGGCGTCACGTGGGACTCGCTCGCGGCGATGAGCCCCGAGGCCATCCGGGACAAGGGCATCTTCCCGCCCGGGCTGATGCCCCTGCCGCATCCGAACCATCCGGAAGGCGGCATGCTCTTCCCCAAGTTCCACATCAACGAAATCAAGCAGCAGGAGGGCCGCGACCTCACGCGCTTCGACCTGGACTTCGACCTGCCAGACCACTTCCTGCCGGAGTTCCCGCCGCCCATCTTCCTCACCACGCGGCCGGACCTGGGGGACGTCTCGCAGGGCAAGCTCGTGACCCTCATGAACGTTCAGGATCTGTTCAATGGCATCCTGAATCCCAAACAGCTGGAGGGGCTCCGGCTGCTCGTCACGCCCTTTCCCCAGCAGCAGTTCAACCAGACGGCGGACCGCCGCTCGGAGCTGCCCAGCCGGGGCGTGTCGTGCTTCGACTGTCACGTGAATGGGCATACCAACGGGGCCACGCACCTGGTGGGAGACATCCGCCCGCAGGAGTTCCGGCACCGCATCGAGACGCCCACGCTGCGCGGGGTGAACATCCAGCGGCTGTTCGGCTCGCAGCGCGCGCTGAAGACGGTGGAGGACTTCACCGAGTTCGAGCAGCGCGCGGCCTACTTCGACGGCGACCCGGTCATCGCCACGAAGAAGGGCGTCAACATCCTGGAGCGCGGCAGCCAGGTGCACTTCATGGCCGAGGTGGAGGAGCTCTTCGACTTCCCGCCCGCGCCCAAGCTGCGCTTCGACGGGAAGTTGGATCCGAAGAAGGCCACGCCCGCGGAGGCGCGAGGCCAGGAGCTGTTCTTCGGCAAGGCGCAGTGCTCCGTGTGCCACACGGCGCCGTATTACACCGACAACCTGATGCACAACCTCCGGGCCGAGCGCTTCTACAAGCCCGTGCTCATCAACGGCGAGGTGATGGGCGCCGACGGCCCCATCAAGACGTTCCCGCTGCGCGGCATCCGCGACTCGCCGCCCTATCTGCATGATGGCCGCCTGCTGACGCTGGAGGACACGGTCGAGTTCTTCAACCTCATCCTGGAGACGCGCCTGACGGCGCAGGAGAAGAAGGACCTGGTGGCGTTCATGCGCGTGCTGTGA
- a CDS encoding ankyrin repeat domain-containing protein produces MAHPLFDAVVRGDVAAVRTLAASSVGTPLVDEFGRPPLSVACARAGEVSLDVVQALLDAGADLHAVQGKASDEEAGWTALHQACLRGTFPSAIEVVRLLLERGANPRGSGSDGGFTPLYFALTTHHLGIAEALLKAGASASAPLKTGTPLHHVAALFRDRKKGEYEEDELESMATDAVQLLLAHGADVQARDAQGESPLAKALLYRLPAEAILALLKAGAPLDDRVDLGTPPEVLRCSTPAMAIGLGQPPAVLAAMLERGLDTSPSTEPEGQNLLHFAAMKRFDAVDLILNSRPKQDVDARDESGATALFLAAWTGKLKSVEALLARGANPDLPDSGGNTPLHTAARNGHDDVVAALLAGGANPRLLNQAKESPADRARKQGHAALAAKLS; encoded by the coding sequence GTGGCTCACCCGCTCTTCGATGCCGTGGTCCGTGGCGATGTCGCCGCGGTCCGAACGTTGGCCGCTTCCTCCGTGGGAACCCCGCTGGTGGACGAGTTCGGTCGTCCGCCGCTCAGCGTGGCCTGCGCTCGCGCCGGAGAGGTGTCCCTGGACGTGGTGCAGGCGCTGCTCGACGCCGGGGCGGATCTCCACGCCGTGCAGGGCAAGGCCAGCGACGAAGAGGCGGGCTGGACGGCGCTGCACCAGGCGTGTCTGCGGGGCACCTTCCCGTCGGCCATCGAGGTGGTGCGGTTGCTCCTGGAGCGCGGCGCGAACCCTCGCGGGAGCGGGAGCGACGGTGGCTTCACGCCGCTCTACTTCGCGCTGACCACCCATCACCTCGGTATCGCCGAGGCGCTCTTGAAGGCGGGCGCGTCCGCCAGCGCGCCGCTGAAGACCGGCACCCCGCTGCACCATGTGGCCGCGCTGTTCCGCGACCGCAAGAAGGGGGAGTACGAGGAGGACGAACTCGAGTCGATGGCCACGGACGCCGTCCAGCTCCTCCTGGCTCACGGCGCGGACGTCCAGGCGCGGGATGCTCAGGGAGAGTCGCCGCTGGCCAAGGCGCTGCTGTACCGCCTGCCCGCAGAGGCCATCCTCGCACTCCTCAAGGCGGGCGCTCCCCTGGATGACCGGGTGGATCTGGGCACGCCGCCGGAGGTCCTGCGCTGCTCGACACCGGCCATGGCCATCGGTCTGGGCCAGCCGCCGGCGGTGCTCGCGGCCATGCTGGAGCGCGGCTTGGACACGTCGCCCTCGACGGAGCCCGAGGGTCAGAACCTGCTGCACTTCGCGGCGATGAAGCGCTTCGATGCGGTGGACCTCATCCTCAATTCACGGCCGAAGCAGGACGTCGATGCGCGCGACGAGAGCGGCGCCACCGCGCTGTTCCTCGCGGCTTGGACGGGGAAGCTCAAGAGCGTCGAGGCCCTGCTGGCGCGCGGCGCGAACCCGGACCTGCCGGACTCAGGGGGCAACACCCCGCTGCACACGGCGGCGCGCAATGGTCATGACGACGTGGTCGCGGCGCTGCTCGCGGGCGGCGCCAACCCCCGCTTGCTCAACCAGGCGAAGGAGTCGCCGGCGGACCGGGCTCGGAAGCAGGGCCACGCGGCCCTCGCCGCGAAGCTCAGCTGA
- the gcvA gene encoding transcriptional regulator GcvA yields MRRMPPLGALRAFEAGARHLSFTRAAAELCVTQAAISHQVRQLEDWLGVTLFERRGHALRLTARGAAYLRELTPAFDRMSEATARLHEREQGPLRLTVLPSFATCWLLPRLESFRRAHPDFTLHVSSSAELWDFLDERFDLGIRSGLGRWTGLKAELLSQETLSPLCSPALARRLRKPADLARLPLLHDTPKDGWRRWLDAAGAEGVEVRPGLSFDDASLVLQAAKAGLGVALGRLTLASEDLRAGRLIQPFEQTVPNDFGYWVVHPRPLTAREDVTAFKAWLRAELS; encoded by the coding sequence ATGCGCCGCATGCCACCACTCGGCGCGCTCCGAGCCTTCGAGGCGGGAGCGCGGCACCTGAGCTTCACGCGTGCCGCCGCCGAGCTGTGCGTCACCCAGGCCGCCATCAGCCATCAGGTGCGGCAGTTGGAGGACTGGCTCGGCGTGACGCTGTTCGAGCGGCGCGGCCACGCCCTGCGCCTCACCGCCCGAGGCGCGGCGTACCTGCGCGAGCTGACCCCCGCGTTCGATCGCATGTCCGAGGCGACCGCGCGCCTCCACGAACGGGAGCAAGGCCCGCTGCGCCTCACCGTCCTGCCCTCCTTCGCGACCTGCTGGCTGCTGCCGCGATTGGAGTCCTTCCGCCGCGCCCACCCCGACTTCACGCTGCACGTGAGCAGCTCCGCCGAGCTGTGGGACTTCCTCGACGAGCGGTTCGACCTGGGCATCCGCTCCGGCCTGGGCCGATGGACGGGCCTCAAGGCCGAGCTGTTGTCACAGGAGACGCTGAGCCCGCTGTGCAGCCCCGCGCTCGCGCGTCGCCTGCGCAAGCCCGCGGACCTCGCGCGGCTGCCGCTCCTGCACGACACCCCGAAGGATGGCTGGCGACGCTGGCTGGATGCCGCGGGCGCGGAGGGAGTGGAGGTCCGTCCGGGGCTGAGCTTCGACGACGCGAGCCTCGTGCTCCAGGCGGCGAAGGCGGGCCTGGGCGTGGCCCTGGGCCGCCTCACGCTCGCCTCGGAGGACCTGCGGGCCGGACGGCTGATCCAACCCTTCGAGCAGACCGTGCCGAATGACTTCGGCTACTGGGTGGTCCACCCTCGCCCGCTGACGGCGCGCGAGGATGTGACCGCGTTCAAGGCCTGGCTGCGCGCCGAACTCAGCTGA
- a CDS encoding LysE family translocator: MISPEVWLLFMGYTVPMVFSPGPGNTVLATAGGRFGVRGTLAFWLGFEVANVALCILYGLGLGRVLHAVPWLYPVLHWGGVVYLLYLAWGFFRSSAAPAEEREALGPPGFGEGLLAVALNPKIHSMVLVMFSQFLDPAQSLGAQVAQLTVAFLVVCVVCHFPWIYGGKLILGRFHGERAVRIQGWTFGACMLAVAGYVALA; this comes from the coding sequence ATGATCTCCCCCGAAGTCTGGTTGCTGTTCATGGGCTACACGGTCCCCATGGTGTTCAGTCCCGGTCCGGGCAACACCGTGCTCGCCACGGCGGGCGGGCGCTTCGGCGTCCGGGGGACCTTGGCATTCTGGCTGGGCTTCGAGGTCGCCAACGTCGCCCTCTGCATCCTCTACGGCCTGGGGCTGGGGCGCGTGCTCCACGCGGTGCCGTGGCTGTACCCGGTGCTGCACTGGGGCGGCGTGGTGTACCTGCTGTATCTGGCGTGGGGCTTCTTCCGCTCCTCGGCGGCGCCGGCCGAGGAGCGCGAGGCGCTCGGTCCACCGGGCTTCGGTGAGGGGCTGCTCGCGGTGGCGCTCAACCCCAAGATCCACTCGATGGTCCTGGTGATGTTCTCGCAGTTCCTGGACCCGGCGCAGTCGCTGGGCGCTCAGGTGGCTCAGCTCACGGTGGCGTTCCTGGTCGTCTGCGTGGTGTGCCACTTCCCGTGGATCTACGGCGGGAAGCTCATCCTGGGGCGCTTCCATGGCGAGCGCGCCGTTCGCATCCAGGGCTGGACGTTCGGCGCGTGCATGCTGGCGGTCGCGGGCTACGTGGCGCTCGCG